A portion of the Falsibacillus albus genome contains these proteins:
- a CDS encoding response regulator: MKKILLAEDEEVLRMLVVDTLEDEDFDVDEAADGEEALQLFETKDYDLLILDYMMPVCSGLEVIREVRSRERNNKVKILMLSAKSQQYEQDRVIEEGADYFIAKPFSPLQLLNKVEEILG, from the coding sequence TTGAAGAAGATTCTATTGGCCGAAGATGAAGAAGTATTGAGAATGCTGGTTGTCGATACGTTGGAGGATGAAGATTTCGATGTGGACGAAGCTGCTGACGGAGAGGAAGCCCTTCAGCTCTTCGAGACAAAAGATTACGATCTGTTGATCTTGGATTATATGATGCCTGTTTGTTCCGGCTTGGAAGTCATCCGGGAAGTCAGGAGCCGTGAAAGAAATAACAAAGTGAAAATCCTGATGCTTTCGGCCAAAAGCCAGCAATATGAACAGGACCGCGTCATCGAAGAAGGAGCGGATTATTTTATCGCCAAGCCGTTCAGTCCTCTTCAGCTGTTGAATAAGGTAGAGGAGATCCTCGGATGA
- a CDS encoding VanW family protein, translated as MELIRIYPFLYHLRIKQKQFFRTILDLIGYKKFAKRYELQNFPVNCKKHQSLLRRKLGDSDPILQENKIINLRIASQCIDGIIIGPGEVFSFWNLVGKPERSKGYIEGMLLSLGEVKTGVGGGICQLANLLYWMAIHTPMEIIERHHHSFDPFPDNGRVLPFGSGAGVFYNYVDLRFFNPTDQPFQIKVWLTDKHLKGAIHTSGAWPFTYHIEERNHRFITKNNKNYRSNEIWRKVHDRRTGNLLKEELVMKNFAEVKYELNSVKLEQKN; from the coding sequence ATGGAATTGATTAGAATTTATCCATTTTTGTATCACCTTAGAATTAAACAAAAGCAGTTCTTCCGGACAATTCTGGATTTGATCGGATATAAAAAGTTTGCAAAAAGATATGAATTACAGAACTTTCCGGTAAATTGCAAAAAGCACCAATCTCTTTTAAGGCGAAAGCTTGGGGACAGTGATCCCATTCTGCAAGAAAATAAAATTATCAATCTGAGGATTGCATCCCAGTGTATCGATGGCATCATCATTGGTCCTGGAGAGGTCTTTTCGTTTTGGAATCTGGTGGGGAAGCCTGAGAGGTCAAAGGGTTATATCGAGGGGATGCTGCTCTCGTTGGGAGAAGTTAAGACCGGAGTCGGAGGGGGCATATGCCAGTTGGCAAACTTACTTTATTGGATGGCTATTCATACACCTATGGAGATCATTGAACGCCATCATCATAGTTTTGATCCCTTTCCCGACAATGGCAGGGTCCTTCCGTTTGGAAGCGGGGCTGGAGTGTTTTACAATTATGTCGACCTCAGGTTTTTCAATCCGACTGACCAGCCTTTCCAAATCAAGGTGTGGCTGACAGATAAGCATTTGAAAGGTGCTATCCATACTAGTGGAGCGTGGCCATTTACATACCATATCGAAGAAAGGAATCATAGGTTCATTACTAAAAACAATAAGAATTATCGAAGCAATGAAATCTGGCGAAAGGTTCATGACAGAAGGACGGGCAATCTTCTAAAAGAAGAGCTTGTCATGAAGAATTTCGCTGAAGTGAAGTATGAGCTAAATTCAGTGAAATTGGAGCAAAAAAATTAA
- a CDS encoding ATP-binding protein: MNFNQYVRKSLSRQFIVLMSLFILLFILGTAILSLTEKYLYTSYTNERAILVKKVNLARQIDQTFTSAMFDIRGYFAFHNSSLKDRAIDNENDIEKMKEDFQKLSSTSEDKEFEKNLADFQGYYFTSALPKNIAYFEKGQTDKVIAFANNGGTAKINAFEDDAKSYITLLSDQLNQNVLNLTKEQTYLQLGFILYILLILFALFRIIRIMVRQVGQPLSQFAFAANEIAKGKDAEIQVDESRRDELGALAIAFKQMVASVQEKEQDLLAHNEELLAQQDELQAQQSELESALTILRDNEAKLNRRNELIHHVSTSLNKKEVLNSIVINMSKIIQADRGIISMTKERTCASFGITEQGASQFQLHLESGILERLNLTKSPFTIKREITSAEKGYHDGTQYSYDLYLPVLSSDGEVIAVMVYSRFGEEFAKESMVEYEALAKQIGVTLDKIKIFEISEADRRLNQDILNTVQEGIQLIDVDGAIIQVNEQLCRMFPSMASGIGLPLQEWKRIMGASTDDPDAFDQFIEGALKDECEQGNTFTYRVKDSHQVYKVYCEDLYNGDKHAGKILVHRNITKEFEVDQMKSEFVSTVSHELRTPLASILGFTELMMNRELKAERQKKYLATILSEANRLTALINDFLDVQRMEAGKQTYEKKYIELKPILNNVINHQQVHTQLHHFTINSDTDNDVILGDKLKIEQIFTNLINNAIKYSPDGGTIKVNLYNKNDRLCVDIEDMGLGIPEEALDKIFTKFYRVDNTDLRRIGGTGLGLAIVQEIVKAHLGDITVRSTYGQGSIFTVSFPSVPSVIDNEAGDDGNDKKKTSPYKIMIIEDDKSLAELISQELSDSGFRIEHHVNGRKALNSLENTIPDAIVLDIMLAEDEDELDGWKIMKHLKEDPELKYIPIIVSTALDEKEKGFQLGANDYLIKPYKSSQLSKAIMQTLLKIGQAGQILVPKE, from the coding sequence ATGAATTTCAATCAATATGTCAGAAAGAGTTTATCAAGGCAATTCATTGTCTTGATGAGCCTCTTCATCCTATTATTCATACTGGGCACGGCCATCCTTTCTTTGACTGAGAAATATTTATATACTTCCTATACCAATGAGCGGGCCATTCTTGTAAAAAAAGTAAATCTGGCAAGACAGATCGATCAAACATTCACTTCCGCCATGTTTGATATTCGCGGATACTTTGCCTTTCATAATTCATCATTAAAAGACAGGGCGATCGATAATGAAAACGACATTGAGAAAATGAAGGAAGATTTTCAAAAGCTTTCAAGTACAAGTGAAGATAAAGAGTTTGAAAAAAATCTAGCTGATTTCCAAGGGTACTATTTTACTTCTGCTCTCCCAAAGAACATTGCCTATTTTGAAAAAGGTCAGACTGATAAAGTGATTGCATTTGCCAATAATGGCGGAACGGCCAAAATCAATGCTTTTGAAGATGATGCCAAATCTTATATCACTCTTCTAAGTGATCAGTTGAATCAAAATGTCCTTAATTTGACAAAGGAACAAACTTATCTTCAATTGGGCTTCATCCTTTATATACTGCTGATATTATTTGCTTTATTCCGAATCATCCGGATCATGGTCAGACAGGTAGGCCAGCCGCTATCACAGTTTGCCTTTGCTGCAAATGAAATCGCCAAAGGAAAAGATGCAGAGATTCAAGTTGATGAAAGCAGGCGAGATGAGTTGGGGGCATTGGCCATTGCATTTAAGCAAATGGTTGCGAGCGTCCAGGAGAAGGAACAAGATTTACTTGCACACAATGAAGAATTGCTTGCACAGCAGGATGAACTTCAGGCACAGCAGTCAGAGCTGGAATCAGCCTTGACCATTTTGCGGGATAACGAGGCGAAACTCAATAGGAGAAATGAGTTGATTCATCATGTTTCAACATCACTTAATAAAAAAGAAGTCTTGAATAGCATCGTTATCAATATGAGCAAAATCATCCAGGCGGACAGAGGTATCATTTCGATGACGAAGGAGCGTACATGTGCGTCTTTCGGAATTACTGAACAAGGGGCATCGCAATTTCAATTACATCTGGAGAGCGGAATCTTGGAGCGGCTAAATCTTACGAAGTCCCCATTCACGATCAAGCGGGAGATCACATCTGCTGAAAAGGGATATCATGATGGTACACAATACAGCTATGATCTTTACCTTCCCGTCCTATCTTCAGATGGAGAAGTCATTGCCGTCATGGTTTACAGCCGTTTCGGCGAGGAGTTTGCCAAGGAATCGATGGTTGAATATGAAGCGTTGGCAAAACAAATCGGCGTTACCCTTGATAAAATCAAGATATTTGAAATTTCAGAAGCTGATCGGAGATTAAACCAAGATATCTTGAATACCGTACAAGAGGGAATTCAGCTGATCGATGTGGATGGGGCGATTATCCAAGTGAATGAGCAGCTCTGCCGAATGTTTCCGTCCATGGCAAGCGGTATCGGACTGCCATTGCAGGAGTGGAAGAGAATCATGGGTGCTTCAACAGACGATCCTGATGCCTTTGATCAATTCATTGAAGGTGCTTTGAAAGACGAGTGCGAGCAAGGAAACACCTTCACGTATCGTGTGAAGGATTCACATCAAGTATATAAAGTGTACTGCGAGGATCTATATAATGGTGACAAGCATGCCGGTAAAATCCTTGTCCATCGAAATATTACAAAGGAATTCGAAGTTGATCAAATGAAGTCTGAATTTGTCAGTACAGTCAGCCACGAATTAAGGACACCTTTGGCAAGCATTCTGGGATTCACGGAATTAATGATGAATCGGGAACTTAAAGCTGAAAGGCAGAAGAAGTACTTGGCAACAATTTTAAGTGAAGCCAACCGATTAACGGCACTCATCAACGACTTCCTGGACGTACAAAGGATGGAAGCGGGCAAACAGACATACGAAAAGAAATATATTGAACTGAAACCGATCCTAAATAATGTGATCAATCACCAACAGGTTCATACACAACTTCACCACTTTACAATCAATTCTGACACAGACAATGATGTCATCCTTGGTGATAAATTAAAAATCGAGCAAATATTCACCAATCTGATTAATAACGCCATAAAATATTCACCGGATGGCGGGACTATCAAGGTGAATTTATACAATAAAAATGATCGGCTTTGCGTGGATATTGAGGATATGGGCTTGGGAATCCCTGAAGAGGCGCTGGATAAAATTTTCACGAAGTTTTACCGAGTCGATAACACCGACCTGAGGAGGATTGGCGGTACTGGCCTTGGGCTGGCAATCGTCCAGGAAATCGTGAAGGCGCATCTAGGCGACATAACTGTACGATCCACTTATGGTCAAGGTAGTATTTTCACAGTTTCATTCCCTTCCGTTCCTTCTGTAATTGATAACGAAGCGGGAGATGATGGCAATGACAAGAAAAAAACGAGTCCTTATAAAATCATGATCATTGAAGATGACAAAAGTTTGGCGGAATTGATTTCACAAGAGTTGTCCGATAGTGGTTTCAGGATCGAGCATCATGTAAACGGCAGGAAAGCATTAAATTCCTTGGAAAATACGATTCCAGATGCCATAGTGCTGGATATCATGCTTGCAGAAGATGAAGATGAATTAGACGGCTGGAAAATCATGAAGCATTTAAAGGAAGACCCTGAGTTAAAATATATTCCGATCATCGTTTCCACCGCTTTGGATGAAAAAGAAAAAGGGTTTCAGCTTGGGGCGAATGATTATCTGATCAAGCCATACAAATCAAGTCAGCTTTCAAAAGCGATTATGCAGACACTGTTGAAAATTGGACAAGCGGGACAAATCCTCGTTCCCAAAGAGTAA
- a CDS encoding methanogen output domain 1-containing protein yields MEGIKHLTGTIFLSKLITQYAYIHEKTVGKTASEYIRQMGLRTGEWIEGFYGERDEEWTVDRYAEIIVDLKNSIGGHFYIASVHPDHVVVKARICPFGELVKDAPHLCNMTSSVFGGIASRKFGYSKVTLRKRIAMGDSGCEIAVYFNENNKENGDVYRDLKYAPENGNPFQWEEETILLLNEQLRQSDEMVMKLVDELEELKKKVEK; encoded by the coding sequence ATGGAAGGAATAAAGCATTTGACAGGGACCATTTTTCTATCAAAACTCATTACACAATATGCCTACATTCACGAAAAGACAGTCGGTAAAACCGCAAGTGAATATATCCGGCAAATGGGGCTGCGGACTGGTGAATGGATTGAAGGGTTTTATGGTGAAAGAGACGAAGAGTGGACTGTCGATCGCTACGCAGAAATCATCGTCGACTTAAAGAATTCAATTGGTGGACACTTTTATATTGCATCCGTACATCCCGATCATGTGGTAGTAAAGGCAAGAATTTGTCCTTTCGGGGAATTGGTCAAGGATGCTCCCCACTTGTGCAATATGACTTCAAGTGTCTTCGGAGGTATTGCTTCACGAAAGTTCGGTTACTCAAAGGTCACCCTAAGAAAAAGAATCGCAATGGGTGATAGCGGCTGTGAAATAGCAGTTTACTTCAATGAGAATAATAAAGAAAATGGTGACGTGTACCGGGATCTGAAATATGCACCAGAAAACGGAAATCCTTTTCAATGGGAGGAAGAAACGATCCTGCTGTTGAATGAACAACTGAGACAAAGCGATGAAATGGTCATGAAGCTTGTAGATGAACTCGAGGAACTGAAGAAGAAAGTAGAGAAATAA
- a CDS encoding type 1 periplasmic-binding domain-containing protein, translating to MKTTFTSSPWKVIAFVVLIIIVLTSPFWLWELKSSKELNVLILDKTVPDKSFREHKGLVWLLNNQKYKKSDQTTYDDHADYDGVVPVEGNNFKIKPLPKDLDKYAVYYLTDQYGVYEKDLNGTNPTGERSKTLYGGLSMDDLDKIEHSLIKNKGKTLIAEFNTFASPTENDVKEKVSNLLNLDWDGWIGRYFSDLSSKEVPVWIKKDYESKNGKWNYKGKGIVLVNQNDFVVVLDQSELKGSGADFLLTDNGKKAFGHHFNGTYQYWFDIVHARNQQEVLANYHLSVTKDAQKKLKGFGIPTTFPAVVHQRNAKYTSYYFAGDYADEPEVPDIYQTVGLTRLKEYFGAKGSFYWKVYVPMMKQILSSGINDPVKPESVETSEQDGVKLNSKTNSSYLQILKNGKWENFLVKGVNMGIAKPGAFPGETAISKDEYLRWFKEIGEMNANTIRVYTLHPPAFYEAFYEYNQTAKKPLYLIHGAWVNEESLVRTQDAYSKDVTEDFRRELKDMVDIIHGKASIPANPGHASGEYKYDISRYVLGYMLGIEWDPEAVEHTNDKYKGKPQFSGHYFHTDDASPFEMWLAENMEYTMSYESETYHWQHSMSFTNWPTTDLLHHPAEPSKDEDLVSVDPNHIKSSNGFHAGLFASYHIYPYYPDFLNYEKDYTDYVDKDGKKNNYAGYLHDLISKHQMPVLVAEFGVPASRGMTHRNASGMNQGFHSEKEQGEIDKRLFENIVDEGYAGGLVFTWQDEWFKRTWNTMEYDDPNRRPFWSNMQTNEQHFGLLGFEPGKLDDAIYVDGNDGDWEKKGTDPIYQSKKKDSSLKKMYVSSDDAYLYLRVDYSRKLNLQQDHTYVLLDTIQNQGQKAIPIEGGKKINTDFGIDFLVEINGKKNTRVFVDSYYDPFEYQYGHLLHMIPPMPTASQKNNGVFNPIRYALNKPFTIPSTGKSYGFQSYETGKLLFGTANPDDKNFNSLTDISVSDDKKSIELRIPWMLLNMKDPSQKEILGDLWKSGLEGKDVINGIKLAVVETNGGSVSSEFPQQKNDLISGADASVYTWNNWEEPQYHERLKQSYEILQDAYKQTDLKEDAN from the coding sequence ATGAAGACGACATTTACATCATCACCGTGGAAGGTCATCGCGTTTGTTGTGCTGATCATCATCGTTTTGACAAGTCCATTCTGGCTATGGGAATTAAAATCAAGCAAAGAACTGAATGTACTGATTTTGGACAAAACAGTCCCGGATAAGAGTTTTCGCGAACATAAAGGTCTTGTTTGGCTGCTGAATAATCAAAAATATAAGAAAAGCGATCAAACTACATACGATGATCATGCCGATTATGATGGGGTTGTTCCTGTTGAAGGGAATAATTTCAAAATAAAGCCGCTTCCAAAGGACTTGGATAAATATGCTGTCTATTATCTGACAGATCAATATGGCGTTTATGAAAAGGATCTTAATGGAACAAATCCAACAGGGGAACGTTCGAAAACCTTATATGGCGGATTATCAATGGATGATCTAGACAAGATTGAACACTCCCTTATCAAAAATAAAGGAAAGACCTTGATTGCGGAATTCAACACGTTTGCCAGTCCAACCGAAAATGACGTTAAAGAAAAAGTATCGAATCTTTTAAATTTAGATTGGGATGGCTGGATCGGGAGGTATTTCTCTGATTTATCGAGTAAAGAGGTTCCTGTTTGGATCAAAAAAGACTACGAATCCAAAAATGGGAAGTGGAATTATAAAGGAAAAGGAATCGTATTAGTCAATCAAAATGATTTTGTCGTTGTCTTGGATCAAAGCGAATTAAAGGGCAGCGGAGCGGATTTTTTATTGACGGACAATGGGAAGAAAGCTTTCGGGCACCATTTTAATGGAACGTATCAATATTGGTTTGATATTGTCCATGCCCGCAATCAACAAGAGGTACTCGCAAATTATCACCTATCTGTCACAAAAGATGCTCAGAAAAAGTTGAAAGGTTTTGGAATCCCGACAACCTTTCCAGCTGTGGTCCACCAGCGGAATGCAAAATACACATCTTACTATTTTGCAGGAGACTATGCGGATGAACCGGAAGTGCCAGATATTTATCAAACGGTCGGACTCACAAGGTTAAAAGAATATTTCGGGGCAAAAGGATCATTTTATTGGAAGGTTTATGTCCCGATGATGAAGCAAATATTAAGCAGCGGAATCAACGACCCGGTCAAACCAGAATCAGTGGAAACTTCGGAGCAGGATGGCGTTAAGCTGAATAGTAAAACAAACTCGTCCTATCTTCAAATTTTGAAAAACGGGAAATGGGAAAACTTCCTAGTCAAAGGGGTAAACATGGGAATTGCAAAGCCTGGTGCTTTTCCAGGGGAAACGGCTATTTCAAAAGATGAATATTTGCGCTGGTTTAAAGAAATCGGTGAAATGAATGCCAATACGATCCGCGTCTACACGCTTCATCCACCAGCGTTTTATGAAGCTTTTTATGAATACAATCAAACTGCAAAGAAACCATTGTATCTCATCCATGGAGCGTGGGTAAATGAGGAGAGCCTGGTAAGGACACAGGATGCTTACAGCAAGGACGTAACGGAAGATTTCAGAAGAGAATTGAAGGATATGGTGGATATCATCCACGGGAAAGCAAGCATCCCTGCCAATCCGGGGCATGCATCAGGTGAATATAAGTACGATATTTCCCGCTATGTTCTCGGGTATATGCTTGGGATTGAGTGGGATCCTGAGGCGGTCGAACATACAAATGACAAATACAAAGGTAAACCTCAGTTCTCAGGCCATTACTTTCATACAGATGATGCATCCCCATTTGAAATGTGGCTGGCAGAAAATATGGAATACACGATGTCATATGAATCTGAAACCTATCATTGGCAGCATTCGATGAGCTTTACGAACTGGCCGACGACAGATCTTCTTCACCATCCTGCAGAGCCTTCTAAAGATGAAGACTTGGTTTCAGTGGATCCAAATCATATAAAGTCTTCCAACGGCTTTCATGCAGGCTTATTTGCTTCTTATCATATTTATCCGTATTATCCCGACTTTCTTAATTACGAAAAGGATTATACCGATTATGTCGATAAAGATGGGAAGAAAAATAATTATGCCGGATATTTGCATGATTTGATTTCAAAACATCAAATGCCGGTCCTCGTTGCAGAGTTTGGCGTCCCCGCATCCCGTGGGATGACCCATCGCAATGCTTCCGGCATGAATCAAGGATTCCATTCGGAAAAGGAGCAAGGTGAAATCGATAAACGCCTCTTCGAAAATATTGTAGATGAGGGATATGCAGGTGGGCTTGTCTTTACATGGCAGGATGAGTGGTTTAAGCGAACGTGGAATACGATGGAGTATGACGACCCGAACCGCAGGCCGTTCTGGAGCAACATGCAGACGAATGAGCAGCATTTTGGCCTTCTAGGATTCGAACCTGGAAAATTGGACGATGCGATCTATGTGGATGGCAACGACGGGGATTGGGAGAAGAAGGGAACCGATCCAATTTATCAATCGAAGAAAAAGGATTCTTCCCTTAAAAAGATGTACGTCTCTTCCGATGATGCGTATTTATATTTGCGGGTTGACTACAGCAGGAAGCTGAATCTGCAGCAAGATCATACGTATGTACTTTTGGACACCATACAAAATCAAGGACAAAAGGCGATTCCGATTGAAGGAGGCAAAAAGATTAACACGGATTTCGGCATCGATTTCCTCGTAGAGATTAATGGGAAAAAGAATACACGGGTGTTTGTCGACAGCTATTATGATCCTTTTGAATACCAATACGGGCATCTTTTACACATGATTCCCCCGATGCCGACAGCTTCACAGAAAAACAATGGGGTGTTCAATCCGATCCGCTATGCACTCAATAAACCATTTACGATCCCGTCGACAGGAAAATCATATGGGTTCCAATCATATGAAACAGGAAAACTATTGTTTGGCACAGCCAATCCAGACGATAAAAATTTTAATTCTTTGACCGATATAAGTGTCAGTGATGATAAAAAATCCATTGAACTGCGGATTCCTTGGATGCTGTTGAACATGAAAGATCCAAGCCAGAAAGAAATATTGGGTGATCTTTGGAAAAGTGGACTCGAAGGCAAAGATGTAATCAATGGAATCAAATTGGCTGTAGTAGAAACAAATGGCGGTTCTGTTTCATCAGAGTTCCCACAGCAAAAGAATGACCTTATAAGCGGAGCAGATGCATCTGTCTATACATGGAATAATTGGGAAGAGCCTCAATATCATGAGAGGTTGAAGCAATCCTATGAAATTTTACAAGATGCATATAAACAAACTGACCTCAAGGAGGATGCAAATTGA